GAGCCCCTTCGTGAGCTTGGCGCCTTCCTTGACCAGCGACTCCTTGCCGCTCTTATCAAACACTTCAGCCGAGCAACGCAACCCTTGATGGATCTCAGGGTCGAGCTTACGCAACATCTTGCCCTTAGACACCCGGATTTCTTCCACCGGGTAATACATCTTGAGCAAATCGTCGCCGGAAAAGCCGAACGCCTTCAACAGAATGGTCGTCGGCATTTTCCGCCGACGGTCAATCCGCACGTAGAGGATGTCGCGGGCATCGAACTCGAAGTCCAGCCACGATCCACGGTAGGGAATAATTCTGGCGGAGTACAACACTTTACCGCTGGAGTGCGTGCGGCCCTTGTCGTGCGTGAACGAGGCGCCGGGCGACCGGTGCAACTGACTCACCACCACACGTTCCGTGCCGTTGACAATGAAAGTCCCGCGTTCCGTCATGAGCGGCAGTTCGCCGACATAGACTTCCTGCTCACGGACATCGAGCACCTTTTTCTTGGAGCCCTTGTCTTCCTTGTCGAACACGACCAGGCGCACCCGAAGCTTCAGGGGGACGGCATAGGTCATCCCCTGCTCCAGACACTCCCGCTCATCGTACTTCGGGGTGCCGAGCGTGTAGCTCGTGAACTCCAAGACGGCCGTATTGTTGTAATCAGGAATCGGAAAAACACTCGCCAGGGCCGCCTGGAGCCCATGATCCTTGCGACGTTCCGGCTCGACCTCTCGCTGCAGGAACTCCTCATAGGAGCGCTTCTGGATCTCGATGAGATCCGGAATTTCGATGCTGCTATGAATGCGCGAGTAATCTTTCCGTTCGACGAACTCTTGCAGAGTCGTTTCGGACATTCCCCGGACCTCCACTACAATTGGTTAGGCTTGGGTGCCCGCACGGAGCGGGCACCCACAGACACTGAGACTGGTCAAATCGAGGCTACTTGATCTCGACCTTGGCGCCGCTCTCTTCGAGCTTCTTCTTCATGCTGTCGCATTCTTCCTTCGTGACACCGGTCTTCACGGGCTTCGGCGCGCCTTCGACCAAATCTTTGGCTTCCTTCAAACCAAGGCTCGTGAGCTCGCGGACAACCTTGATGACCTGGATCTTCTTGTCCGCCGGAGCAGACACGAGCACCACGTCAAATGAGGTCTTCTCTTCGGCTGCAGCGGCTGCACCTGCAGCAGGAGCGGCTGCGGCGACTGGCGCGGCGGCCGTGACACCGAAGCGGGTCTCTAACCCCTTCACGAGGTCCGCCAAATCGAGCACACTCATCGTCTCGATGGCCTTGATCAATTCTTCCTGTGATAATTTCGTCGTTGTCGTTGACATATCCCCGTCTCCTTTTCGTTTATCCTGAATGGCCGCAATGACTCTCACAAATTTCGACAAAACCGCACTGAGTGTATACACCAGACCGCGCGCCGGACCCTGCATGGCCGACAACAACATCGCAATCAGGACTTCCTTCTTCGGCAACTTGGCCACAGCCGCCAACTCGGCCGGCTGCACCACCTTGCCCTCCAGGACGCCGATGGTGATCTTGATCTTCTCTTCGCGCTTCTCCGCCATGATGAAATCCCGAAGGATCTTCGTGGGAAGCACCGGATCGTCATAGCCGATCACCAATCCCGTCGGCCCCTTCAAGTAGCCCGTCACTCCCGAGAAGATCGTCCCTTCGGAAGCACGGACAGCCAACGTGTTCTTGACGACCCTGTATTCGGCATTGGCGCCTCGCAATTGCTTACGAAGCTCCGTCACCTGGTTCGCGGAGAGCCGCGCACTCTCGGTGACAATCGCGAGCCGCGCACGGCCAAATCGCTCTGTCAACTCCGCAACCGCTGTCGCTTTCTCGTCCTTTTTCATAATCCAACCCTTCCCCTTCCGCGCTGCGACACCCGGACTAACTCCATTCCTTAGCCAACGCCATCGCATCAAGCGGTACGCCAGGCCCCATCGTGCTCGAGATCGTCGCGCTCATCAGATAGCGCCCCTTGCACGAAGCCGGCTTCGACTTGATCACGGCCTCAAGAACCGCCGACGCATTCTCGTGCAGCTGCTCAGGCTTAAAGGAGACCTTCCCGACCGGCACCTGAATGATCCCGGCCTTTTCGACTTTATATTCCACACGGCCTTTTCGGATTTCCGTTACGGCCTTGCCGACATCAAAGGTGACCGTTCCTGTTTTCGGATTCGGCATGAGCCCGCGGGGCCCCAACACCTTTCCGAGCTTTCCGACCGCCGCCATGAGATCCGGTGTGGAGATGGCGCAATCGAACTCCAGCCATCCGCCCTTGACCTTCTCCATCAGCTCATCGGATCCGACGAAGTCAGCGCCAGCCTGCCGTGCCTCCTGCTCCTTCTCGCCCTTGGCAAACACCAAGACGCGAACGGTCTTCCCCGTGCCATGCGGCAACGAAGTCGTGCCACGCACCATCTGGTCCGCCCGCTTCGGATCCACGCCCAGACGGAGCGCCAGATCGACCGATTCATCGAACTTGGCAAACGCCGACTGTTTCACCGCCTCGACTGCCTCGCGCAGGCTATACGCCCGCGGCTCCAGCTT
This genomic stretch from Nitrospirota bacterium harbors:
- the rplA gene encoding 50S ribosomal protein L1 → MGKKMKAAVEKLEPRAYSLREAVEAVKQSAFAKFDESVDLALRLGVDPKRADQMVRGTTSLPHGTGKTVRVLVFAKGEKEQEARQAGADFVGSDELMEKVKGGWLEFDCAISTPDLMAAVGKLGKVLGPRGLMPNPKTGTVTFDVGKAVTEIRKGRVEYKVEKAGIIQVPVGKVSFKPEQLHENASAVLEAVIKSKPASCKGRYLMSATISSTMGPGVPLDAMALAKEWS
- the rplL gene encoding 50S ribosomal protein L7/L12, whose amino-acid sequence is MSTTTTKLSQEELIKAIETMSVLDLADLVKGLETRFGVTAAAPVAAAAPAAGAAAAAEEKTSFDVVLVSAPADKKIQVIKVVRELTSLGLKEAKDLVEGAPKPVKTGVTKEECDSMKKKLEESGAKVEIK